A window from Athalia rosae chromosome 5, iyAthRosa1.1, whole genome shotgun sequence encodes these proteins:
- the LOC105687263 gene encoding BET1 homolog isoform X2, which translates to MRRSHSGGYGYEPLPSTSHDALEEENERIADELKDKIHVLKSLSIDIGTEVKYQDKLLRGMDEDFERTSGSLTSSVARVLRMARAGHRYYILYLFLFSIAVFFVLWIVLKFK; encoded by the exons ATGAGACGGTCACATTCGG GTGGTTATGGTTATGAACCATTACCCAGTACGTCTCACGATGCGTTGGAAGAGGAGAACGAAAGGATAGCCGACGAACTTAAGGATAAAATTCATGTCCTCAAGTCTCTTTCCATCGATATTGGAACAGAAGTTAAATACCAGGATAAATTGTTACGTGGAATG GATGAGGACTTTGAAAGGACTAGCGGATCTTTAACTTCATCCGTTGCCAGAGTATTGCGAATGGCAAGAGCTGGACatagatattatatactttatctttttctgttttcaatcGCTGTATTTTTTGTGCTCTGGATCGTCCTCAAGTTCAAATGA
- the LOC105687263 gene encoding BET1 homolog isoform X1: MRRSHSGERGGYGYEPLPSTSHDALEEENERIADELKDKIHVLKSLSIDIGTEVKYQDKLLRGMDEDFERTSGSLTSSVARVLRMARAGHRYYILYLFLFSIAVFFVLWIVLKFK; the protein is encoded by the exons ATGAGACGGTCACATTCGGGTGAGCGGG GTGGTTATGGTTATGAACCATTACCCAGTACGTCTCACGATGCGTTGGAAGAGGAGAACGAAAGGATAGCCGACGAACTTAAGGATAAAATTCATGTCCTCAAGTCTCTTTCCATCGATATTGGAACAGAAGTTAAATACCAGGATAAATTGTTACGTGGAATG GATGAGGACTTTGAAAGGACTAGCGGATCTTTAACTTCATCCGTTGCCAGAGTATTGCGAATGGCAAGAGCTGGACatagatattatatactttatctttttctgttttcaatcGCTGTATTTTTTGTGCTCTGGATCGTCCTCAAGTTCAAATGA
- the LOC105687334 gene encoding tRNA (guanine(6)-N2)-methyltransferase THUMP3-like produces the protein MTDVPESDVYKLFKKSIENENVHMIGTTVDTGLEWQAVDECKERISPNLHVVKERGKIYFNVTLDQFAKVQEMRSIDNIFLISDVRQFQFSKDNEESDMSLIKDAVNMDMKLEKGLEAWKTVTSFNGKLYPKLEEFEEAEQLHKAEKTIVDDKHSALTTPDVRKGRKRGRDPSISNENEILKYRVTCERTGSHAFESGQVARVIGGELQDKYHWLVDLTMYHLEFVCNVIHNELITCLRVTHESKHRRNILHFGPTTLRATVCYSLIKLANPKQGEIIMDPMCGGGSIPIEAAIAFPNTYVLCGDNHEKAVARTKSNIDGQLVPRSMDLVEWSVSELPLKDSSIDIVVTDMPFGKRSGSMTDNRVLYKKYLAELGRVSKLGTGRLVLLTYDRRSIQLALQVTSSSFKVIKMLGVNMGGLHAAVYVLKRTKFQQYNKEPNKKSSNDAVV, from the exons ATGACAGATGTCCCAGAATCTGACGTATACAAGCTTTTTAAAAAGtctatagaaaatgaaaacgttcATATGATCGGAACAACGGTTGATACAG GATTAGAATGGCAGGCGGTTGACGAATGCAAAGAAAGAATTAGTCCAAACTTGCACGTTGTCAAAGAGCGAGGGAAAATTTACTTCAATGTCACTTTGGACCAATTTGCtaaa GTACAAGAAATGCGATCGATTGACAATATCTTCTTGATATCCGATGtccgtcaatttcaattttcaaaggacAATGAGGAATCTGATATGTCGTTGATAAAAGACGCTGTGAACATGGACATGAAATTAGAGAAGGGATTGGAAGCATGGAAGACCGTTACGTCATTTAATGGCAAGCTTTACCCCAAATTGGAAGAATTTGAGGAAGCAGAACAACTACACAAAGCTGAAAAAACCATTGTCGATGACAAACACAGCGCCCTTACAACTCCCGATGtcagaaaaggaagaaaaagaggacgaGATCCCTCAATTTCTAATGAAAATGAGATTCTCAAGTACAGAGTAACTTGCGAAAGAACAGGATCGCACGCGTTCGAATCCGGTCAAGTAGCTCGAGTTATTGGTGGTGAATTACAAGATAAATATCACTGGCTAGTCGATCTTACTATGTACCATTTGGAGTTCGTTTGCAACGTAATTCACA ATGAACTGATAACTTGTTTACGAGTTACTCACGAGTCCAAACATCGCCGAAACATCTTACATTTTGGACCAACCACCCTTCGTGCAACAGTTTGCTACAGCTTAATAAAACTTGCTAATCCCAAACAGGGAGAAATTATCATGGATCCAATGTGCGGTGGAGGCTCCATACCGATTGAG GCAGCAATCGCTTTTCCGAACACTTACGTTCTCTGTGGAGATAATCACGAGAAGGCAGTTGCCAGAACAAAGTCCAACATTGACGGCCAGCTCGTACCACGAAGCATGGACTTGGTCGAATGGAGCGTTTCGGAACTGCCGTTGAAAGACTCCTCCATCGATATCGTGGTTACAGATATG CCGTTTGGCAAACGAAGTGGATCAATGACTGATAATCGCGTGCTTTACAAAAAGTATCTGGCTGAATTGGGGCGCGTTTCAAAACTTGGTACGGGACGTTTGGTCCTACTGACTTACGATCGTCGCAGTATTCAGCTG GCACTGCAGGTAACGAGTAGCTCTTTCAAAGTGATAAAAATGCTCGGCGTGAACATGGGCGGTCTTCACGCTGCCGTTTATGTTttaaaacgaacaaaatttcaacagtACAATAAAGAgccaaataaaaaatcatccaacGATGCCGTAGTCTGA
- the LOC105687335 gene encoding probable ribosome production factor 1, with amino-acid sequence MKLKSLRKNPLKRAVPKEEENAETAETTTPEESKVSIPSDSNFNHIKCKIVRHQKSEKFRREKRKLKKEERKQRLREGLPKQVPHTIESLREKDETTIQGDIDDEENAEIKADFENDEFSAYYNHSYEPKVLITYSDNPLRKTRIFGRELTRIIPNSISLYRNRSGVKKMVKSAITKGFTDLIVINENMKQPNGMLVVHLPDGPTAHFKLSNVKITPELKRSHKEITEHRPEVILNNFTTRLGHSVGRMLGALFHYDPEFKGRRAVTFHNQRDYIFFRHHRYEFNLKTGKPKLRELGPRFTLKLRSLQRGTFDSKYGEYEWIIQGRRHAMETSRRKFFL; translated from the exons atgaagctAAAAAGCCTGCGTAAGAATCCATTAAAACGCGCGGTACCAAAGGAGGAAGAGAATGCTGAGACTGCAGAAACAACAACGCCTGAAGAATCTAAGGTTTCGATACCCTCGGACAGTAATTTTAATCACATAAAATGTAAGATAGTTCGTCACCAGAAGAGCGAAAAGTTTCGTCGAGAAaagcgaaaattgaaaaaagaggaaagaaaacaaCGGCTGAGAGAAGGGTTGCCGAAGCAGGTTCCACACACAATAGAGAGCTTGAGAGAAAAGGATGAAACCACCATACAAGGGGATATCGACGATGAAGAAAATGCAGAGATCAAAGCTGACTTTGAAAATGACGAATTTTCTGCATACTACAATCATTCTTACGAACCTAAAGTCCTCATCACTTATTCTGATAATCCACTGAGAAAGACTAGGATCTTTGGACGAGAATTGACCCGGATTATACCCAACTCCATATCTTTGTACAGAAACCGATCTGGAGTCAAGAAAATGGTCAAAAGTGCCATTACCAAAGGGTTCACCGATCTGATTGTGATCAATGAGAATATGAAACAACCGA ATGGAATGTTGGTTGTGCATTTGCCTGATGGTCCAACGGCACATTTTAAACTTAGCAATGTGAAAATCACTCCAGAGTTGAAACGATCTCACAAAGAGATAACCGAACACCGCCCTGAGGTTATTTTGAACAACTTCACCACTCGGCTTGGACACTCAGTTGGCAGAATGCTCGGAGCATTATTTCATTATGATCCGGAATTCAAGGGACGAAGAGCTGTCACTTTTCACAATCAACGTGACTACATATTTTTCAGACATCACAG GTACGAGTTCAATTTAAAGACAGGAAAACCAAAGCTGAGGGAATTGGGTCCAAGATTTACATTAAAGTTACGTTCGTTGCAACGTGGAACATTTGATAGTAAATATGGTGAATACGAGTGGATAATACAAGGACGTAGACACGCCATGGAAACTAGTAGACGAAAGTTCTTCCTCTAG